AGAAAAGTAGAGAGATCGCTGTAAGTGATCTGACTGGTCATGAGCGATACGAGTACATACTACCTGAGCAAGTCGAGATTAGTGAAATTACTGGAGATTTCCTACTGAGTCAGTTTGGCGAACCGACCACATCAATTCGGCGGTTTGAATTTCAGCCTGATGGGATGGTTCCACCGTTGAGCCTAACACTTGCTGTAAATGGCCGTATGGTTCGTATCATCATTGATCCACTGACAGGCTCAGCAAAGATTGCAGAGGCAAATTTATGAAGTCTTTGCGCGCGAAGGCAAGTCGTCAAACTCACCTCAAGAAAGCAGCCATGCGCGGATTTACTTTGTTGGAAGTGTTGGTGGCAACAGCCGTTCTCGGCACATCCATTGCGGCAATGTTCAGTCTTTTAGCAGTATCCATTGGGAACACACGAAAG
This sequence is a window from Acidobacteriota bacterium. Protein-coding genes within it:
- the gspH gene encoding type II secretion system protein GspH, with protein sequence MKYKKNRTSLCRSCEVGITLIELLVVMAIASVVLALVFPAVGAGMSSLELQASARKVIGAVHYAREKAIHAQEPYLLLVNQKSREIAVSDLTGHERYEYILPEQVEISEITGDFLLSQFGEPTTSIRRFEFQPDGMVPPLSLTLAVNGRMVRIIIDPLTGSAKIAEANL